The Arachis duranensis cultivar V14167 chromosome 2, aradu.V14167.gnm2.J7QH, whole genome shotgun sequence genome has a window encoding:
- the LOC107472984 gene encoding ribonuclease 2 gives MTRSSDRAFLLLLLVAAAAAVVVTADSGFSVMEEDLDEIESVVGGGLGKKQREFDYFALSLQWPGTMCNGVKKCCTKNGCCRGADTPQVFTIHGLWTDYNDGTWPECCDGPSFNPKEVEALQSALDRYWPSYSCSKTSNCHGGKGTFWGHEWEKHGTCAKPVILDEYNYFLITLNLYFNYNVTKVLNEEGYVPSNSEKYPVGGIIAAIENAFHLTPSVICQKDAIKEIRLCFYKDFKPRDCVLQTNRMVTSSESCPQYVSLPEIKSLEHGYEDGLERSELAAAL, from the exons ATGACTCGCTCCTCCGATCGagcttttcttctccttctgcTCGTCGCCGCCGCCGCCGCTGTGGTTGTCACCGCCGATAGTGGCTTCTCGGTGATGGAAGAAGATTTGGATGAAATTGAAAGCGTAGTTGGAGGAGGATTAGGGAAGAAGCAGAGAGAGTTCGATTATTTCGCGTTGTCGTTGCAATGGCCGGGAACTATGTGCAACGGTGTCAAGAAATGTTGCACCAAAAACGGTTGCTGCAGAGG CGCTGACACTCCTCAAGTATTCACCATAC ATGGACTCTGGACTGACTATAATGATGGAACATGGCCAGAATGCTGCGATGGACCGAGTTTTAATCCAAAAGAG GTAGAGGCATTGCAGAGTGCTTTAGATCGATATTGGCCGTCGTACAGCTGTAGCAAAACATCAAATTGCCATGGCGGAAAAGGCACATTTTGGGGTCATGAG TGGG AGAAGCATGGCACATGTGCAAAACCTGTTATCCTAGACGAATATAATTATTTCTTGATAACGCTGAACCTCTATTTCAACTATAATGTTACA AAAGTTctaaatgaagaaggatatgTTCCGTCTAATTCAGAAAAGTATCCAGTCGGAGGCATTATTGCTGCAATTGAGAATGCTTTCCATCTAACTCCTTCAGTAATATGCCAAAAAGATGCTATTAAGGAAATTCGACTATGTTTCTACAAGGATTTTAAG CCAAGGGATTGCGTTCTTCAAACCAACCGAATGGTTACTTCATCAGAATCCTGTCCTCAATATGTTAGCTTGCCAGAAATTAAATCATTGG AGCATGGCTATGAAGATGGACTTGAAAGATCGGAATTGGCTGCTGCTCTTTGA
- the LOC107473057 gene encoding uncharacterized protein LOC107473057 produces MVISFFIPKTMALKTNALLLVPLIGGALAYRAVRAAPPKPPVITSSRIRLRDGRHLAYKEFGVPKELAKNKIVFMHGFASSRHDTAIADILRPGVLEELGAYIVSFDRPGYGESDPDPNRTPKSLAFDVEELADKLQLGPKFYAIGYSMGGQAVWGLLKYIPHRLAGATLMTPVTNYWWSGFPSKLSKMAYSKQPRQDQWAVGVAHHLPWLTYWWMTQKWFPGSSVLSQNPAILSQQDLSLLFSPNVPPRQYQSQVLQQGESESVCRDMIVGFGNWDFDPFEIENPFPNNEGQVHLWQGEEDKLVPTMLQRYIGQSIPWIRYHELPGSGHMFPLMADVNEAILRTQLVGEK; encoded by the exons ATGgtgatttctttttttatcccCAAAACAATGGCATTAAAAACAAATGCACTTTTGTTGGTTCCATTGATAGGCGGAGCGTTGGCATACCGGGCAGTCCGGGCAGCTCCTCCAAAACCTCCGGTGATTACGTCATCAAGAATAAGGCTGCGAGATGGCAGACATTTGGCGTACAAAGAATTTGGTGTTCCAAAAGAATTGGCCAAGAATAAGATCGTCTTTATGCATGGTTTTGCATCTTCTAGACATGATACTGCCATTGCAGATATCCTTCGTCCG GGTGTTCTTGAGGAACTGGGAGCATACATTGTGTCTTTTGATAGACCAGGATATGGTGAGAGTGATCCGGATCCTAACCGAACTCCGAAAAGCTTGGCTTTTGATGTTGAAGAGCTTGCTGATAAGCTGCAACTTGGACCCAAATTTTATGCCATTGGATACTCCATGGGAGGTCAGGCTGTTTGGGGTCTCCTCAAGTACATTCCTCACAG ACTTGCTGGAGCAACATTGATGACACCCGTGACTAACTATTGGTGGAGTGGCTTCCCTTCCAAGTTATCGAAAATGGCTTATTCCAAACAACCAAGGCAAGATCAATGGGCAGTTGGAGTTGCACATCACCTGCCATGGCTGACATATTGGTGGATGACTCAGAAGTGGTTTCCAGGATCAAGTGTTTTGTCACAAAATCCAGCTATTTTATCACAACAAGATTTATCTTTGCTCTTTTCTCCTAACGTTCCACCAAGACAATATCAG TCACAAGTGTTACAACAAGGTGAATCTGAATCTGTTTGCCGAGACATGATCGTTGGATTTGGAAATTGGGATTTTGAtccctttgaaattgaaaatCCTTTTCCAAATAATGAAGGACAAGTTCATCTATGGCAAGGGGAGGAAGATAAACTTGTCCCTACTATGCTACAACGATATATTGGTCAAAGCATTCCATGGATTCGATACCATGAATTGCCAGGTTCAGGGCACATGTTTCCGTTAATGGCGGACGTGAATGAAGCTATTCTCAGAACACAATTAGTGGGTGAAAAGTAG
- the LOC107472982 gene encoding pentatricopeptide repeat-containing protein At1g62670, mitochondrial-like → MLSSSTSRITFIFRYSLLQIPNFVSFPSSSSLHSHSEPPSLRQVDEAVDSFTRMLSMRRPPSIIQFTKILGSLAKTNHFPTAISLFRQLQARGIAPNLFTLNILINCCCGMGRMTLAFSVLAKIFRMDYQPDTVTLTTILKGLCLCGSVEKAVCFHDRVLAHGFHFNQVTYGTLINGLCKTGHTSAAIQLLRKIPRHGIVPNVFMYNSIIDSLCKVTLVSEAFHLYSEMLARGISPDVITYNTLIYGLCLTGQLKEAIDLLSDMVLRNITPDVHTYSILMDGLCKEGKIKDAKNVLAVMTKHGVKPNVVTYNSLMDGFCLVNQVNKAKYVFNTMAESRAFPDVQSYNIMINGFCKNHMIDDALNLFEEMRRKNLVPDTVTYNTLVDGLGKSKRILCALELLEKMHDRGQPANIVTYNSLLDALFNIKQHDKALMLFNQMKDCGIDPDIYTYSILIDGLCKSGRLKNAKVIFQDLSIKGCRPDVRAYTIMINGLCKEGLLHEALAFLSKMEDNGCLPNAVTYEIIIRALFEKGENDNAEKLLREMISRGLLQG, encoded by the coding sequence ATGCTGTCATCCTCAACCTCAAGGATCACTTTCATTTTTAGGTATTCTCTTCTCCAAATCCCTAATTTTGTTTCCTTCCCTTCCTCTTCATCCCTTCACTCTCATTCTGAGCCCCCATCCCTTCGTCAAGTTGATGAAGCTGTTGATTCCTTCACTCGCATGCTCTCTATGCGTCGCCCTCCATCCATCATCCAATTCACCAAGATTTTGGGATCTCTTGCCAAGACCAACCATTTCCCCACCGCCATTTCCCTTTTTCGGCAATTGCAAGCCAGGGGAATCGctcccaacttatttactttgAATATCTTAATCAATTGTTGCTGCGGCATGGGTCGTATGACGCTTGCTTTCTCTGTGTTGGCCAAGATTTTCAGAATGGATTATCAACCTGATACGGTAACATTGACAACAATCCTGAAAGGTCTCTGTCTCTGTGGTAGTGTTGAAAAAGCAGTGTGCTTTCATGACAGAGTGCTGGCTCATGGATTTCACTTCAACCAAGTCACTTATGGGACCTTGATTAATGGGCTCTGTAAGACCGGACACACATCAGCTGCTATTCAACTGCTGAGAAAGATCCCACGGCATGGGATTGTTCCTAATGTCTTCATGTACAACTCAATTATTGATAGCCTCTGCAAGGTTACACTTGTAAGTGAGGCTTTTCATTTATACTCTGAAATGCTTGCTAGGGGAATTTCTCCCGATGTTATCACCTACAACACTCTAATTTATGGTTTGTGCCTTACGGGCCAACTTAAGGAAGCCATTGATTTGTTAAGTGATATGGTGCTTAGAAACATTACTCCTGATGTTCATACCTATAGTATTTTGATGGATGGGCTATGCAAGGAAGGAAAGATCAAAGATGCTAAGAATGTGTTGGCTGTGATGACAAAACATGGTGTGAAACCAAATGTGGTTACTTATAACAGCTTAATGGACGGATTTTGTTTGGTTAATCAGGTAAATAAGGCAAAATATGTATTCAACACAATGGCCGAGAGTAGAGCGTTTCCTGATGTTCAGAGTTACAATATCATGATTAATGGCTTTTGTAAGAATCACATGATCGATGACGCCTTGAATCTCTTTGAAGAGATGCGTCGCAAGAATTTAGTTCCTGACACTGTAACTTACAATACTCTAGTTGATGGCTTGGGAAAATCAAAGAGAATCCTTTGTGCCTTGGAGCTTCTTGAAAAGATGCACGATCGAGGTCAACCCGCTAATATAGTCACTTACAATTCTTTGCTGGATGCTTTGTTCAATATCAAACAACATGACAAGGCACTTATGTTATTCAATCAAATGAAAGATTGTGGCATTGATCcagatatatatacatacagcATACTTATAGATGGCCTGTGCAAAAGTGGGAGACTTAAAAATGCAAAAGTGATTTTTCAAGATCTTTCCATTAAAGGCTGTCGTCCAGACGTGAGGGCATACACTATTATGATCAATGGGCTTTGCAAAGAGGGCCTACTTCATGAAGCATTGGCTTTCTTGTCAAAAATGGAAGACAATGGTTGCTTGCCAAATGCTGTGACTTACGAAATAATCATTCGTGCTCTATTTGAAAAAGGTGAAAATGATAATGCGGAGAAACTTCTTCGTGAAATGATATCTAGAGGCCTATTGCAAGGATAA